In Triticum aestivum cultivar Chinese Spring chromosome 5B, IWGSC CS RefSeq v2.1, whole genome shotgun sequence, the following proteins share a genomic window:
- the LOC123115964 gene encoding NAC domain-containing protein 45 has translation MVESIAATPSEEQGRGGGLSLPPGFRFHPTDEEIITSYLLRKFLDPSFVSRAVGEVDLNSCEPRDLPGKANMGEKEWYFFVHKDLKYPTGSRANRATKEGYWKATGKDREIFKPRARELVGMKKTLVFYTGRAPRGAKSEWVMHEFRLEGKSRGQTMNNPKDEWVVCKVFNKKGEVKATRAADVDAEYSAVTTPNASSVVDAGEGAGDFTDSMFTIDPLCYIPNSDEYTSNQLPTKTTATTTNSAPPPYNADYYYPSVPTTAGSFNLMSNYSLTNVPSNAQTSTAMASSVPAISGSSWQHMLMNTAPHGMMSRRSYDVNLHEQQAIMMRALEGVVGAQNFGEPAKGLQTPSSRVTAGSVLPQQGKLGSYDDGELPYGNYDLASAAMTGRPAAANNLGARFY, from the exons ATGGTGGAGAGCATAGCAGCAACGCCGTCGGAGGAGCAAGGCCGAGGCGGCGGCCTGTCGCTGCCTCCGGGGTTCAGGTTCCACCCCACCGACGAGGAGATCATCACGAGCTACCTCCTGCGCAAGTTCCTCGACCCTAGCTTCGTGTCCCGCGCCGTCGGCGAGGTCGACCTCAACAGCTGCGAGCCACGAGATCTCCCAG GCAAGGCCAACATGGGGGAGAAGGAGTGGTACTTCTTTGTGCACAAGGACCTCAAGTACCCCACCGGGAGCCGAGCCAACCGCGCCACCAAGGAGGGCTACTGGAAGGCCACCGGCAAGGACAGGGAGATCTTCAAGCCCCGCGCCCGCGAGCTGGTTGGGATGAAGAAGACGTTGGTGTTCTACACGGGCCGAGCGCCCCGGGGCGCCAAGTCTGAATGGGTCATGCACGAGTTCCGCCTCGAAGGCAAGTCCAGAGGCCAAACCATGAACAATCCCAAG GACGAATGGGTGGTGTGCAAGGTGTTCAACAAGAAGGGGGAGGTCAAGGCGACGAGGGCTGCCGACGTGGACGCCGAGTACTCTGCCGTGACGACGCCGAACGCCAGCTCGGTcgtcgacgccggcgagggcgcCGGAGACTTCACCGACTCCATGTTCACTATCGACCCGCTCTGCTACATCCCCAACTCCGACGAGTACACAAGCAACCAGCTGccgaccaagaccaccgccaccaccaccaacagTGCCCCGCCGCCGTACAACGCGGACTACTACTACCCCTCCGTTCCTACTACAGCTGGAAGCTTCAATCTCATGTCCAACTACAGCTTGACCAACGTCCCAAGCAACGCGCAAACGTCCACCGCCATGGCCAGCTCAGTCCCGGCAATAAGCGGCTCCTCCTGGCAGCACATGCTTATGAATACGGCGCCGCATGGGATGATGTCAAGAAGAAGCTACGACGTTAACCTCCATGAGCAGCAGGCGATCATGATGAGAGCCCTAGAAGGGGTCGTTGGCGCCCAAAACTTCGGTGAGCCGGCAAAGGGTCTGCAGACGCCGAGCTCCAGGGTGACCGCCGGCAGTGTTCTGCCTCAGCAGGGCAAGCTTGGGAGCTACGACGACGGTGAACTTCCCTATGGGAATTATGATCTTGCTTCTGCCGCTATGACTGGACGCCCAGCTGCTGCTAATAATCTTGGTGCTAGGTTCTACTGA
- the LOC123111321 gene encoding uncharacterized protein, which translates to MAAVWMALAVMLVAAAQVAVAAPVTAPAFLWAPKNYGLSPNEAKEVVHYQTISPKSLADSVLEEGGWSNLVCSKDGPQKNVDVAVLFLGSKLQSSDISKDKQVDPALADILKLSFSSSEFSMAFPYVAMSDDEALENSLLSGFTENCEDGSGGNHITYTDTCTASSESVKKHLNMDSVQDLVKSRMGNNQPTELIVFCSGGFKDSTKSEGQLLLDLVSVLDKSGAKYTVLYASQPYGLLENPSDLPLARYLAEKTNTTKPVLEKCDGECQLKSTLLEGVFVGVVLLIILISGLCCMMGIDTPSRFEAPQD; encoded by the exons ATGGCGGCGGTCTGGATGGCGTTGGCGGTGATGCTGGTCGCTGCTGCTCAGGTGGCGGTGGCTGCCCCGGTGACGGCGCCGGCCTTCCTCTGGGCTCCCAAGAACTACGG ACTTAGTCCCAATGAGGCTAAAGAAGTAGTCCACTATCAGACAATCTCCCCAAAGAGTTTAGCTGATTCTGTTCTCGAGGAAGGTGGCTGGTCGAACTTGGTG TGTTCAAAGGATGGTCCTCAAAAGAATGTTGATGTTGCAGTTCTTTTTCTTGGATCAAAG CTACAATCATCAGACATCTCTAAAGATAAACAAGTCGATCCTGCTTTAGCGGACATACTAAAG CTGTCCTTCTCAAGCTCTGAGTTTTCCATGGCATTCCCTTATGTTGCCATGTCAGACGACGAAGCACTAGAGAACTCATTGCTATCTGGATTTACTGAGAATTGTGAGGATGGTTCTGGAGGAAATCATATCACTTACACAGACACGTGTACTGCAAGCAGTGAAAGTGTGAAGAAACATCTGAACATGGATTCTGTTCAA GACTTGGTGAAGTCACGGATGGGAAACAACCAACCAACTGAGCTAATCGTCTTCTGTAGCGGTGGTTTCAAGGACAGTACAAAATCAGAAG GGCAGTTGCTTTTGGATCTGGTTTCTGTTCTTGACAAGTCTGGGGCTAAATACACAGTTCTTTACGCTTCTCAACCCTATGGTTTGCTGGAGAATCCTTCGGACCTGCCATTAGCCAGGTATCTTGCAGAGAAGACCAACACAACTAAACCTGTCCTAGAGAAATGTGATGGAGAGTGCCAATTAAAATCAACTCTCCTGGAAGGAGTTTTTGTG GGTGTAGTGCTGCTTATCATCTTGATATCAGGACTTTGCTGCATGATGGGGATCGATACTCCATCAAGATTTGAGGCTCCCCAGGATTAA